One window of Quercus robur chromosome 5, dhQueRobu3.1, whole genome shotgun sequence genomic DNA carries:
- the LOC126728881 gene encoding uncharacterized protein LOC126728881 — protein MWEAVNRKNLELISLDMVLIDEQHKFEFVDYRTIVDRFDNYKQLTDIIGKIVGVGPLENVHVQGSTVPMRNIDIMNPEGTLFVIYKCNKVYINLEIPETATLIDRNVEKTEIEGIPLQFKQEISVEKRITQNRRTIKEITSLEWTSDDQENVFTCLATIENIEKNFGCHCKSNSNFPIPRYRIQLNVDDGTERAIFILFDKEVEKLLHTTTRELSNKYATMNANSTLPNEIEKLIGKTFVFQLKLNDYNWKEGWELYTIEKVFDNISNDETAMKLDHIATEPLQNDEIKETPDQNSDKNTFEEALENYEVKKNSVQTSEKNKFEVLDTKPLTSTNNDEKRSKQEHNNGAIPSMSSASNVEDAEPSDDNMFLRDLINR, from the exons cataaatttgaatttgttgatTACAGAACAATTGTGGATCGCTTTGACAATTACAAACAATTGACAG ACATCATTGGAAAAATAGTTGGTGTTGGACCACTAGAAAATGTTCATGTTCAAGGATCTACTGTCCCAATGAGAAATATAGATATCATGAATCCAGA GGGAACACTATTTGTCATCTACAAGTGCAACAAAGTGTACATCAATTTAGAAATACCTGAAACTGCAACATTGATTGATAG AAATGTGGAAAAGACTGAAATTGAAGGCATTCCTCTACAATTCAAGCAAGAAATATCAGTTGAAAAAAGAATCACACAAAATAGAAGAACAATCAAGGAAATAACATCCTTGGAATGGACGTCAGATGATCAG GAAAATGTCTTCACATGCCTTGcaacaattgaaaatattgaaaaaaactTTGGATG CCATTGCAAAAGTAACTCTAATTTTCCAATTCCAAG GTATAGAATTCAACTCAACGTTGATGATGGAACAGAGCGTGccatatttattttgtttgacaaGGAAGTTGAAAAATTACTTCACACAACAACAAGAGAACTATCAAACAAATATGCAACT ATGAATGCAAATTCGACCCTACCAAATGAAATAGAGAAGCTCATTGGAAAAACATTTGTGTTCCAACTAAAGCTTAACGACTATAATTGGAAGGAAGGATGGGAATTATATACAATTGAAAAGGTGTTTGACAACATTTCAAATGACGAAACGGCAATGAAACTTGATCATATTGCAACA GAACCACTGCAAAATGATGAAATCAAGGAAACTCCAGATCAAAATTCTGACAAAAACACATTTGAA GAAGCATTGGAGAATTATGAAGTCAAGAAAAACTCAGTCCAAACTTCtgagaaaaacaaatttgaagtTCTGGATACAAAACCATTAACAAGCacaaataatgatgaaaaaagATCAAAACAAGAACACAATAATGGTGCCATCCCATCAATGAGTTCTGCCTCTAATGTTGAAGATGCGGAACCAAGTGACGATAACATGTTCCTTCGAGATCTAATCAATCGTTGA